One genomic region from Longimicrobium sp. encodes:
- a CDS encoding threo-3-hydroxy-L-aspartate ammonia-lyase, which yields MSQSEPQAQSIVLPTAEDVRDAANRLRGVAHHTPVMTSRTLNERLGAHVFFKCENLQRGGAFKFRGAYNAVSKLTDDERARGVLAYSSGNHAQAVALTGRILDVRTVVVMPDDAPAAKIEGTRGYGAEVILYDKETTSREELAAQLQQERGMTLVPPYDHADVIAGQGTAALELMEEAPDLGVIVTPCGGGGLLSGSALAARSLRPGIRVVGVEPELADDATRSFRTGTLQSVRNPPTIADGLRTPALGRLTFPLVRDNVSEMRTVNEEAIVEAMRFLWTRMKLVVEPSGAVPLAALISDPDAFRGERIGVVISGGNVDLANACTLLA from the coding sequence ATGTCGCAGTCCGAACCGCAGGCCCAATCCATCGTCCTCCCCACCGCTGAGGACGTGCGCGACGCCGCCAACCGGCTGCGCGGCGTGGCCCATCACACGCCCGTGATGACATCGCGCACGCTGAACGAACGGCTCGGCGCGCACGTGTTCTTCAAGTGCGAAAACCTTCAGCGTGGCGGCGCGTTCAAGTTCCGGGGCGCGTACAACGCGGTTTCCAAGCTCACGGACGACGAGCGCGCGCGCGGAGTGCTGGCGTATTCGTCGGGCAACCACGCGCAGGCCGTGGCGCTCACCGGCCGCATCCTGGACGTGCGCACCGTCGTCGTGATGCCCGACGATGCGCCTGCCGCCAAGATCGAGGGCACCCGCGGCTACGGCGCCGAGGTGATCCTGTACGACAAGGAAACCACCTCGCGCGAAGAGCTGGCCGCCCAGCTTCAGCAGGAGCGCGGAATGACCCTCGTTCCGCCGTACGACCACGCCGACGTGATCGCCGGGCAGGGCACGGCCGCGCTGGAATTGATGGAAGAGGCGCCGGATCTGGGTGTCATTGTGACGCCGTGCGGCGGCGGCGGGCTGCTGAGCGGTTCCGCGCTCGCGGCTCGCTCACTGCGGCCCGGCATCCGCGTGGTGGGAGTTGAGCCGGAGCTGGCCGACGATGCCACGCGCTCGTTCCGCACCGGCACCCTGCAGTCCGTCCGCAACCCGCCCACCATCGCCGACGGCCTGCGCACACCCGCGCTGGGCCGGCTGACCTTTCCGCTGGTTCGCGACAACGTCAGCGAGATGCGCACGGTGAACGAGGAGGCCATCGTCGAGGCGATGCGCTTCCTGTGGACGCGGATGAAGCTGGTGGTGGAGCCCTCCGGCGCCGTTCCGCTCGCCGCGCTGATATCGGATCCGGACGCCTTCCGCGGCGAGCGCATCGGCGTGGTGATTAGCGGCGGAAACGTGGACCTGGCGAA